A DNA window from Porites lutea chromosome 6, jaPorLute2.1, whole genome shotgun sequence contains the following coding sequences:
- the LOC140940793 gene encoding uncharacterized protein isoform X1 has protein sequence MDKVTGIFLRKEVKELREKGASWGLSKEQIDEAILRALGERPSQSPPKDDSKTKTRNRSYLCCCLQVAGFILLLPVVLYMAVSLLSSANPSIGLYIGQATADLQYPLQRVIRFMSLPFHRIYDLSKFGSWECMVNNPLYTPDKPDCELCKSVKKIAARSSANLTKAVFKRRYYDTGYPVLVRNMPAYGDTEHSFEKFMTFFKENQADLELDACEFYTNGALNESVKSLTEFLAEWNHYQAAGKTISWKICYGKGLRMLRTMFPRPYCIHSEGALDKSIYLLQPGEPLEEGVTDKEIISEAARGTFDSIWIAQVTGSTTITLFPVDDCENECEQFEFQLNQGDVFFYSQHVWRVTFYNLGNEPAMVFSSSFS, from the exons ATGGACAAAGTTACAGGTATCTTTTTAAGGAAAGAAGTTAAAGAACTGCGAGAAAAGGGCGCAAGCTGGGGTCTAAGTAAAGAGCAAATAGACGAGGCCATTCTGCGCGCTTTGGGAG AAAGACCTTCGCAATCTCCTCCTAAGGATGACAGTAAAACTAAAACCAGGAACCGCAGCTACctctgttgttgtttacaagtGGCAGGATTCATTCTGTTGTTACCAGTTGTGCTGTACATGGCGGTGTCATTGTTAAGTAGTGCAAATCCATCAATTGGGTTGTACATTGGACAGGCAACAGCTGACCTTCAGTACCCCCTGCAGCGAGTCATTCGTTTTATGTCTCTTCCGTTTCATCGTATCTATGACTTATCAAAGTTCGGTTCATGGGAATGCATGGTGAATAATCCATTGTATACTCCAG ATAAACCTGACTGTGAATTATGCAAGTCTGTGAAGAAAATTGCAGCCCGTTCCAGTGCAAATCTCACAAAGGCAGTCTTCAAAAGGCGCTACTATGACACTGGGTACCCTGTTTTAGTGAGGAACATGCCAGCTTATGGGGATACAGAGCACAGCTTTGAAAAGTTCATgacatttttcaaggaaaatcAAGCAGACTTGGAGCTTGATGCCTGTGAGTTCTACACGAATGGAGCTTTAAATGAATCAGTCAAAAGCCTGACAGAATTCTTGGCAGAGTGGAACCATTACCAGGCAGCAGGAAAAACCATATCTTG GAAGATTTGCTATGGTAAGGGCTTGAGAATGCTGCGAACCATGTTTCCTCGTCCTTACTGCATTCACAGTGAGGGTGCTTTAGACAAGTCAATTTATCTGCTGCAACCAGGTGAACCACTGGAAGAAGGTGTCACTGATAAAGAAATCATTTCAGAGGCA GCACGTGGTACTTTTGACAGTATTTGGATTGCTCAGGTGACTGGCTCAACAACTATCACCCTTTTTCCAGTTGATGACTGTGAAAACGAATGTGAGCAGTTTGAGTTTCAGTTAAATCAGGGTGATGTCT TTTTCTACTCCCAGCACGTTTGGAGGGTAACGTTTTATAATCTTGGAAATGAACCAGCGATGGTCTTCTCTTCCTCATTTTCATAG
- the LOC140940793 gene encoding uncharacterized protein isoform X2, whose translation MDKVTGIFLRKEVKELREKGASWGLSKEQIDEAILRALGDKPDCELCKSVKKIAARSSANLTKAVFKRRYYDTGYPVLVRNMPAYGDTEHSFEKFMTFFKENQADLELDACEFYTNGALNESVKSLTEFLAEWNHYQAAGKTISWKICYGKGLRMLRTMFPRPYCIHSEGALDKSIYLLQPGEPLEEGVTDKEIISEAARGTFDSIWIAQVTGSTTITLFPVDDCENECEQFEFQLNQGDVFFYSQHVWRVTFYNLGNEPAMVFSSSFS comes from the exons ATGGACAAAGTTACAGGTATCTTTTTAAGGAAAGAAGTTAAAGAACTGCGAGAAAAGGGCGCAAGCTGGGGTCTAAGTAAAGAGCAAATAGACGAGGCCATTCTGCGCGCTTTGGGAG ATAAACCTGACTGTGAATTATGCAAGTCTGTGAAGAAAATTGCAGCCCGTTCCAGTGCAAATCTCACAAAGGCAGTCTTCAAAAGGCGCTACTATGACACTGGGTACCCTGTTTTAGTGAGGAACATGCCAGCTTATGGGGATACAGAGCACAGCTTTGAAAAGTTCATgacatttttcaaggaaaatcAAGCAGACTTGGAGCTTGATGCCTGTGAGTTCTACACGAATGGAGCTTTAAATGAATCAGTCAAAAGCCTGACAGAATTCTTGGCAGAGTGGAACCATTACCAGGCAGCAGGAAAAACCATATCTTG GAAGATTTGCTATGGTAAGGGCTTGAGAATGCTGCGAACCATGTTTCCTCGTCCTTACTGCATTCACAGTGAGGGTGCTTTAGACAAGTCAATTTATCTGCTGCAACCAGGTGAACCACTGGAAGAAGGTGTCACTGATAAAGAAATCATTTCAGAGGCA GCACGTGGTACTTTTGACAGTATTTGGATTGCTCAGGTGACTGGCTCAACAACTATCACCCTTTTTCCAGTTGATGACTGTGAAAACGAATGTGAGCAGTTTGAGTTTCAGTTAAATCAGGGTGATGTCT TTTTCTACTCCCAGCACGTTTGGAGGGTAACGTTTTATAATCTTGGAAATGAACCAGCGATGGTCTTCTCTTCCTCATTTTCATAG
- the LOC140940795 gene encoding small ribosomal subunit protein uS9-like, which translates to MVHAHKVVSLLLQLFVSNRKMSQSVQVFGRKKTATAVAFCKRGNGLIKINGCPLHLVEPSTLRYKVQEPILLLGKDRFEGVDIRVRVKGGGHVSRIYAIRQAIAKSLVAYYQKFVDEVSKREIRDILVQYDRSLLVADPRRCEAKKFGGPGARSRYQKSYR; encoded by the exons ATGGTGCATGCGCACAAGGTTGTCTCCCTCTTGCTTCAACTCTTCGTTTCGAACAGAAAG ATGAGTCAGTCAGTTCAAGTTTTTGGACGAAAG AAAACGGCCACAGCTGTAGCCTTCTGCAAGCGTGGAAATGGCCTCATCAAGATAAATGGATGTCCCTTGCACCTAGTAGAACCATCAACCCTTAGATACAag GTTCAAGAGCCTATCCTTCTCCTGGGAAAGGATCGATTTGAGGGTGTTGATATCCGTGTGCGAGTTAAGGGTGGTGGTCATGTGTCAAGGATTTATG caaTCCGTCAAGCCATAGCCAAGTCTTTGGTAGCCTACTATCAAAAAT TTGTGGATGAGGTTTCCAAAAGAGAGATCCGTGACATCCTTGTCCAGTACGACCGTTCCCTGCTTGTGGCAGACCCACGCCGTTGCGAGGCCAAGAAATTTGGTGGACCTGGTGCCCGATCTCGCTACCAGAAGTCTTACCGTTAA